The Caulifigura coniformis genome includes a region encoding these proteins:
- a CDS encoding response regulator yields the protein MPRPKLQASISESGRLTGRILIADDNLQNRELLEAYLADEGHEILMAADGRQTVDVATESQPDLILLDIMMPKLSGYEVCEKLKVDERTKNIPILMVTALRDMADIEKAVAAGADDFLSKPVHRIELKTRVKSLLRVRHLTSERDRLLAYLSEVEKSETN from the coding sequence ATGCCCCGTCCCAAGCTGCAAGCATCGATTTCCGAATCCGGTCGCCTGACCGGCCGGATCCTCATCGCCGACGACAACCTGCAGAATCGTGAGCTGCTCGAGGCGTATCTCGCCGACGAGGGGCACGAGATCCTGATGGCGGCCGACGGTCGTCAGACGGTCGACGTCGCCACGGAATCGCAGCCGGACCTGATCCTGCTGGACATCATGATGCCCAAGCTGAGCGGGTATGAGGTCTGCGAGAAGCTGAAGGTGGACGAGCGGACGAAGAACATCCCGATCCTGATGGTGACGGCGCTGCGCGACATGGCGGATATCGAGAAAGCCGTGGCCGCCGGGGCGGACGATTTTCTCTCCAAGCCGGTCCACAGGATCGAGCTGAAGACTCGCGTGAAGTCGCTCCTGCGCGTCCGCCATCTCACGAGCGAACGCGATCGGCTGCTCGCGTACCTGTCCGAGGTCGAGAAGTCGGAAACGAACTGA